The Paenalcaligenes faecalis genome has a window encoding:
- the ispD gene encoding 2-C-methyl-D-erythritol 4-phosphate cytidylyltransferase translates to MSKKIIAIVPAAGIGARARRQSTAALLKPDLPKQYELLQGLPMLRLSVMAMLADSRIDHVRVIVSPTDTWVKQALDGLERTVWRAVGGATRAETVHNGLLELKANDEDWVVVHDAARPGLPAQALTRLIDTCLEQDRGGLLAIPVPDTVKRASDAAVAQVEKTIAREQLWLAQTPQMFKANELLHALAHAQQQGSQVTDESSAMELLGHQPLLVQGSAKNVKVTWPDDFKLLEKWL, encoded by the coding sequence ATGTCTAAGAAAATAATTGCAATAGTGCCAGCAGCAGGAATAGGCGCTAGGGCCAGACGGCAGTCTACCGCTGCTTTGTTAAAACCTGATCTACCTAAACAGTATGAATTGCTTCAGGGCCTGCCTATGTTACGGCTATCGGTTATGGCTATGTTAGCCGATTCCCGCATAGATCATGTGCGAGTAATTGTTAGTCCGACTGATACATGGGTGAAACAAGCCTTAGATGGTTTAGAGCGCACTGTTTGGCGGGCTGTAGGTGGGGCAACACGTGCAGAAACCGTACACAATGGTTTGCTAGAACTCAAGGCAAATGATGAGGATTGGGTTGTAGTGCATGATGCTGCTCGACCTGGGTTGCCAGCACAGGCCTTGACCCGACTGATTGATACGTGTTTAGAGCAGGATCGCGGGGGATTATTAGCTATTCCTGTGCCTGATACTGTAAAGCGAGCTTCTGATGCCGCCGTTGCTCAGGTAGAGAAAACGATTGCCCGAGAGCAACTGTGGTTAGCTCAAACACCACAAATGTTTAAGGCGAATGAGCTATTGCATGCTTTAGCCCATGCACAACAACAGGGTAGTCAAGTAACGGATGAGTCCTCAGCGATGGAGCTATTAGGCCATCAGCCGTTATTGGTTCAAGGGTCTGCTAAAAACGTTAAAGTAACGTGGCCTGATGATTTTAAATTATTGGAAAAATGGTTATGA